A single genomic interval of Falco naumanni isolate bFalNau1 chromosome 11, bFalNau1.pat, whole genome shotgun sequence harbors:
- the KIAA0040 gene encoding LOW QUALITY PROTEIN: uncharacterized protein KIAA0040 homolog (The sequence of the model RefSeq protein was modified relative to this genomic sequence to represent the inferred CDS: inserted 1 base in 1 codon), producing the protein MLLSPTQTLGAIPRHRPRTFVEPTSCLQNVSQGXFQVERAAQAACPGANMEQKISSFFNSILELIRTKHEEGVFNTVCLAVLMGLPFVVLIAFIFICCHCCFCSRRGQSRKKGGPSSNGQLHAERNKKKKKKKKDEEDLWISAQPKLLLLDKRPSLPI; encoded by the exons ATGCTCCTCAGCCCTACCCAAACCCTTGGAGCAATTCCCAG GCACCGTCCAAGGACATTTGTGGAGCCCACTAGCTGCTTACAGAACGTATCCCAGG GCTTTCAGGTGGagagagcagcacaggcagcctgccCAGGAGCCAACATGGAGCAGAAGATCAGCTCTTTCTTTAATTCCATCTTGGAGCTCATCCGTACCAAGCACGAGGAAGGTGTCTTCAACACTGTCTGCCTAGCTGTGCTGATGGGTCTGCCCTTCGTCGTCCTCATTGCCTTCATTTTCatctgctgccactgctgcttctgcagccgAAGGGGacaaagcaggaagaaaggTGGCCCCAGCAGCAATGGGCAGCTGCACGCCGAgaggaacaagaagaaaaagaagaagaagaaggatgAAGAGGACCTGTGGATCTCGGCTCAGCCCAAGCTGCTCTTGCTGGACAAGAGACCCTCCTTGCCCATCTAG